In Leptospira fletcheri, the genomic window CGGAGGAAGCCACTAAAATCATGTCCACGGAAATCAAACCGCCTCCCGGAGTTCGGTTCAACTTCCAAGGACAGTCCGAGGACTTTAAAGAATTGATCGTGAACATTTTAGTCGCATTCGGACTGGCATTAGTGTTCATCTATCTGGTTCTTTCTTCTCTCTACGAATCCTTCATCACGCCGGTGACGATTTTATTCGCGATCCCCCCGGCGATTTCGGGAGCATTCTTCGCGTTGTTCGTAACGGGGGAAATGCTCAACCTATTCTCCATGATCGGTCTCATCCTATTAATGGGTCTCGTGGCGAAAAACTCGATTCTCTTAGTCGATTATGCGATGCAGGCCATCCGGGATAGAGGGATTTCCAGAAATGAGGCGATTTACGAAGCCGGCCTAGTACGGTTGAGGCCGATTTTGATGACCTCTCTCGCCATGATTATGGGAACGGTTCCGATCGCTTTAGGATTGGGAGAAGCGGCAAAATCCAGAACCGCAATGGGGATAGCGATTATCGGAGGATTGATCCTTTCTACTTTGGTCACTCTGATCGTAGTTCCTTCCATTTTCGGAGGGATCGACAGATTCCGGGAGTGGATAGAGACCAAATTCCGCCCCGACATGAGCGCGACCGTTTCTCATACGGCAGCAGCCGGGGAAAACAACCACCGTCACACCGCGGATCTTTCCGATTGGGCAAAGGCAGTAACGGAAGAGCCGCCTAAAAAAAGTACGGCTTCGAAAAAGAAGAAATAAGGAAAGATTCAGGGAAGCCCTTCCGAAAAAAGGAGAGGCTTCCCGATTTCTTCGTCCTATCGAAGTATCGGAAAGGCTTTCCGCTCAACGTAGGAACTTTGGCAGATAGCCGTTCCCTTCCGGATAGATTTTGGAAGAAAGAATGAATACGAAAATGCTGATCGCGATCCCGATGGCTGCGAGTAAAACGTCCTTACCCACCTTTCGAAACGTTTCCAAGTAGGGAGAATCCCGATAGGTCATAAAATTTAGGATGATTTCCCGACCCGCAAGCATCCCTAAAAAGACCCAAGTCGTCGACATGGGCATATCGCTCCATCTTTGGAAGAACAAAAGGATACAACCGTAAACTAGATCGATGATAGTGGCCGCCTTTGACCATTGAATATCCGATTTTTCCGTTACGATTTCTTGGATGGTTCCGCCGTTGATGTAGAGGATGGTTCCCAAAGCGGCGCATAGGATGAGGACCGCCGCCGATAATTCCGCAAGACTCAACTGTCTCGGAATGTATACGACGATATTCGCGGCATCCTGGGCCAACCAAGTCCCCCAAAGAAACAGAGTGGAAAACCATTGTAGTACGGACCAACGTCGTTCCGTATTCGGGTCGGGAATATGATCTTCCGTATATTCCCTAGGATCGATTTTTACGAGAATTCCCCAGACAAATACGGCCGTCCCGAATGCGATCATGTAACCCATAAAGGATTTCGTGAGCATCTTCTCTATGTTTTGTCCGCCGAATAGTCCCAAAATCAGAAACGTCGTAGAGATCGGAGATCTCATTCTGGTGATCACGACCAAAATAAAAGGGGCGATCAATTGAAGCAGATTGAATTTGGAAACAGGCGGGAATTCCTCCAGTCGGTCGAAATGAACCTGACCTGAATCCGTAAGCCAGCCGTACGCGAAAACCAAAGTCAAAAATCCGGACAATGCCGCGAATTTATAAAACCAATGAACCGCCTTTTTGCTTTCTATAAACGTTCCCAAAGTCTGGACGGCGTCGTTTCCGGCGACGGAAAATGCCGAAATCGAAAAAGCGAACCAACCTAGGTAATAAGCGGGAACTCCGGAAAGATAACCGGATATCATCAGGGCCGCGGCAAGGAATACGAAGGAATAAAATCTGAGCTGATCTCGAAAACTCGGATGCTGAAAGTCGATTTGATTCATGCTATAAGTTCGTAAGAAACCCGAAAAAAGGATCGAGTTCGTAAAGCTCCGGCAGAACGCCGAAAAGTCTTAGACTTTAATTGTAAAGGAAATCGGGGATGAATTGCCGGTCAAGGGCGATCATCCCCGAGATGACGGGAAAATGGACCGAATTCGGAAATCGCTCGTTTCGACGGAACGGATCCTTCGAAAAAGAAATTCCGACGTTTCCCGAAAAAAGGCCTTTTACCTATTCCAGGTAATGCTTGCTATATCTTGCTTCGATATCCTTAATATCGAAAAGAATAAAGAAGTCAGTAGTTTTGAATACGCTATCCAAAGCGGGAGTTCCGCAGATAAGCGATCCTGCGCGGATATATCCTTTGATCAACGCGGGAATTCTTTTTGAAACTACCTTGATATCTTCTGGAGCGAAATTCGGGTCGAAACCGGTCATCTCGAAACCGGAAAGAGGTTTCACGTCGAATTCCGCGCCCGCCAACGCTTTTTTATCCTTCAAAAACGCATACACGTCGTTTGCGGTTTGAGCATCCACACTGTGAACGGATCCGCATCCGAAAAGATAACCGATTTGGTGCTTCTTCATGTATTGGCCCAATCCTGCCCAAAGAAGAGAAATCACCGAACCATCTCTATATTCCGGATGAACGCAACTGCGTCCGATTTCGGCAGGCTCGCGCTCTAATTCATAGATTTTCGTGATGTCGAATTCGTTGTCGGAATAAAAGCCTAGGTTCGCTTTCGCTACGCTTCTTCTCAAGATTCGGTAGGTTCCCACGATCATGTCGTCGCGATTCTTATCGACTACGATGAGGTGGTCGCAAAAAAGATCGTATTCGTCCCGGTCTTTGCGGGTCGCGGCGGATTGGGGCAGTCCTTCTCCCAATTCCAAATTGAATACGTCATAACGCAGCGCTAGCGTTCTTTCGATTTCAAGTTGGTTCTCCGCGATTCTTACTTCTAATTTGCGTTCTGTTTTTAGCTTATTTTGGACAGATCCTGATCCCATTTTTGTCCTTCTTCCTTTTAGTAGGATGTTCTCTGTATCCGTCCTTTTCGTTACATTCGGATTACGCACCCGAGAAATTCCGGTGACTGGCCCCCCTTAACCTGCCATTCTGCGTTGAGAAATCAGTTTTTTGACGAAAGCGTCCAGAAAACCTTTTCCTTTCGCGTCGATTTGCGTGAATTTGAGACCGAAAAGACCATCCGCGGCCTTACCGGGAGAAAGGTGTTTGATCAAACCGATCGCCTTAAACGGTTTGAAGCCGGGCAAGGATACGACGATTTCCACCGCAGAGTGGATATCACATCCGTCGAAATGATGGGGAACCAGAATTGCCATCCCGCCTTGACTCACGTCCTGCGCGATTAAAATGTCAAGAAATCCGTTTCCCATTAATTGGATCTGAACCGGCTGGTTCGGGAACGGAACCACGCGTATGTGCTTTCTCTTCTCCATCAAGTTCCTCCGGAAATACGAATGCCCGGTCCGAGCCAAATTCATAAGACGAGCGGACGGTATTGTATCCGAAATAAAAAAATTTTCAAAACAAATGTTCGAATATAGACCTATACCTTTAGGCCTAGTTCTTCTTCGGCACCTTCCGTGAGAGCAAGGTTGAAATTCTCCGTGATTTTAGAGACTTTTTTTTCGAACTTACGATTAAAGACGAAATGAGATAAGGTCTTTTCCAAAAAGAAAATCATTTCCGTAGGTTTCCACTCTATGACTCCTTTTTTCGAATCTATTACTTTTCCATGATACAGCAGAGTGGAGATCGCACGGATGGAATGTTTAGGAAACGTGGACTTTAAAACCTTGAACAACGCTTTCGATTCCGCTTCCAGAAACTGGAACTTGCGGGAAAAAAGAACCGCGTCGTGAAAATACTCCGGACGAACTACGGTGCCATTCAGTCTTAGGGAGATAATCAAAAAGCCGATAAAATCGGCCATCTCGGGGAAGATGCCTAGACCGGGAGTGTCTTGTCCAGGATAAAGTCTGATATTTTTCCGATCCTTGTGTTTCGGATGACGCGTCTGCAACCAGTTGATGACAAGATAATTCTCTTTGAAGAAGTAGTCGTTGATTCTGATCCTATATTCCTGGATGCTCAAACGCAGGTGGATCAATATCTCGCCTTCTTCAATTAAGACGACTCTTTGATACAAATCGTCGGTGCCGGACAACTCCAGTTTCGGGGAAGAATATCCTTTTTTTCTCAGCTCGGAAAGGACTCCGGTGATCTCGAACAGTTCCCAGACATTTTCCTTAGTCAGAGAATGAAACAAAATTCCCGAACTCGCCGCTTGGGAATCCACCGCCGCACAGAGGAAATCGTCGTATAGAAAGTCGAAAAAGCGCGGATTATTATAGGCGATTTTCGGCATCAGACATTTCTTTCACTTTCGTTTCATTCTTACAGGATTTTCCTTTTTTTCAAGGAAATATTAAGAACGAAACTTAGCGTACGCGTTCAAAACCTCCCTAGGGGATTCCGTCTGAGGATAGTGTCCAATGTGTGGAAATTCATAGACTCTTGCGTCCGGTCTGAATTGTCTCAGTCGTTGTACTACGTGAGCACCGCTGACAGGATCCGCAAGCCCGTCGGCGAATGCGAACGGAACGGGACAATCCAGGATCGCTCCCACCCATCTTTCCCGGAACAGTTTTCGTTCCCGTATGTAACGAATCAATTTGTGATAGATCGCTTTTCCTCCTCCGTTACTCGCGCACTCCCAAAACCCTTCTAGTTCCTCCTTACTCGGTTTCGTTCCTTCTCCGAATACTTCCGAGAGATTCCGCTCAAAGGAGGTCTTGTTCAATAATTTGGAAAAGAAAAACCCGAAAGGACTGTTGAGTAATTTCTGTACGGCCCTGGGTCTATGGGTTTCCGGAAAAATCCCTCCGTTCAATAAAAACACGGATTGAAGATCGGGACCTCCGATCCTTTGCCCCGAAATCTTTTCCCGAAAACGAGCGAGCAACTCTTGCGCCACGGTATCCCCGAGATCGTGCGCAAGCACATGAGTTTTTTGGATCTTCAATTCCTGGAGGAGATCCTCCGCTTGGTCGGCATATTGAAAGACGGAATAATGTCCGCTCTTGGGTTTGTCCGAAAAGCCGAAACCCAAATAATCCAAAGCGACAACCCGATAGCGGGAGGTCAAATCCGTCCACAGATCCTTCCAATCCCAGGAAGAGGTGGGAAATCCGTGGAGAAGCAAAAGATTTTCCCCTTCTCCGCCCGTTCTGTAAAAGATCTTCCTTCGCTTCCATTCAAAAAAAGAGCCGGCAGCTTTCCAAGCGAGCGCATGCGTTTTCCATAAGTTCTCGGTCATTCCCTTTCTCCAGGCGAATTATTCTAGAGGATCCGCCGGAAATTGAAAAGAGGAAAATTTAGAAACGAAAAATGAGTACCGGAATCAAGATTCCAAAGAGTCCAACAAATTGGACAAAAATCTCTTTCGTTCTTTCTGGTCGGGAAAATTTCCCAAACCGGCTTTCAGATTGTCCTGTAAATGGGATAGCTTCGCCGTAGCTGGGATCACACAGGTCACTCCGGGATGAGAGAGAATGTACTTTAAAAACGCTTGGGCAAAGGATTCGCAGCCCCATTCCCGAAAGTATTCCGGGAGAATTTTTCCTTTCGTTTTGCGGAACAAACCCCCTTCCTCGAACGGCCGATTGACCAGAATTCCGATCCGGTTCTCCTGCGCAAACGGTAGGATCCGATTTTCCGCGGATCGAGTCACGACGGAATACGGGATTTGCAGGAAGTCCACTTTCTCCCGTGATGCGATTCTTTCCATTTCCGAAAAGGAGGAAGGCGTAAAATGCGTCAAGCCGACATATCTTACCTTTCCTTCTTCCTTTAAGGAACGGAGAGTTTTAAGATGAGTCTCCGTATCCAAAAGATTATGTATTTGGAATAGATCGACTCTGTCCGTACGCATCTTCTTAAAGGAAGCCTGAATTTGGGATTTGCCTGCAGCTTCTCCCCGAACCCAGACCTTTGTGGCGAAGAAGATCTTTTTTCGCTCCGCCGAAGATAGTATTTCGGAGAGAAGACCGACCGTTTCTTCCGCTCTTCCGTACATAGGAGACGAATCCACGAGTCGTCCGCCAGTGGAAAGAAATTCCCGAAAGACTTCGCTTAACGGAGCTAAGGAATTCGGATCTCCCGAAACGTCGAATGTCTGCCAAGTTCCCAAGCCGATGGCCGGGATCGCTTCCCCCGTGCTCGGAATTTTTCGTTGTAGCATGAGGGAATTCCCTCCGTCTTGTTTCGATTCCGCGTCCAAGGAATACAGGAGATCACGTTTTCCACAAAGGTAAGCTGCAACCGTCGCCGCACTCAGCCCCAAAAATTTTTTTCTGGAAAATCGCGTTCTTCCGCCGCCCTATAACGCCGGGAAAAGAAGACTTAAAAAAGGAGGAAAAACAAGTGTAAAAAGAAAAAAACCGTTCTATCTTCTTCCTGCTGGCCCGAGGATTTCCAAAGTGTCCTTATAAAACTGCAGCATTCTCCGAAATGCTTGTTCGGGAAGTTTCCGAGATTGGTCGTTTTTCAGATACTTTCGCACGGGTAAAAGTCGAAATTTGGGACCTTTGGCGCCGGTACGATCTATATAAACCCAGATAGGTTCGTAATATACATCATAAATCGATAATTTTCCGGAGTCTTTCGAAAGCGAAAAATTCAGGATCATTCCACCGTCCACATATCTACGATCCTGTCCCGAAACGAAATTTCCCAATGAATAAACGAAGAAACGTTCCTTTTCCTGACCGAATCGATCCTTGACTTTTTTCTTTCCGAACCTTTGCAGACTGTGAGGGTGTCCGCCGAGCACGATATCCGCACCTGCTTCCAAAGTAAAATCCACGATTTCCTTTTGGAAGGGATCCGGTTCGTGAAGATACTCCGTTCCGAAATGGTACATGACCACGATTCCGTCGGGCTCCTCTTTCTTTGCCAGGGCAATGTCTTCGGCAATCCTGGCCGTATCGATAAGATTTACTACGGTTCCCGCCGGAATTTCTAAGCCGTTCGTTCCGTAGGTATAGTTCAGGAATACAAGTTCAATACCGCTCGCTCTTACTTTTAAAATCCGATTTTTGTCGAACTCTTCTTTGCTTCGGTACGTTCCCAGATGCTTTAATCCCAGATCTTCCAGAACGGAGATCGTTCTTACGATCCCCTCCTTGCCCTTATCGCAGGAATGATTGTTCGCGGTAGAGACCAGATCGAAACCCGTATCCTTGATCGCTTTTGCGAGGGAATCGGGAGCGCCGAATTGCGGATAACCGCTATAGTGTTTGCGGTCCCCGGGCAAAGTGGTTTCGAAATTCGCGACCGCAAGATCCGCTTCCGAAATTTGTTGCCGAACTTCTTCAAAGACTTCCGAAAAATCCCAGCAATCGCAGGATTTTTCATAGGCGGAATCGATTTGGGTCTGGTGAGACATGATGTCTCCCACTGCTACGATCCTGACTCCGTCCGGAGAGGAATCCGAGCGCACCTGTCCGCCGGCAGCCGAACACAAAAGAAACATCCCGAACAGGATGGTAAGAAAAAGGATCCTTCGCGTTATCCGAAACAGAACAAGCATTTTCGGGATTATTTTTGTGCCGTGTTCTTCGGTTCTTCGTCCGGAAGAGCTTCCACAACGGAAAAGCCTTTTACGATCTCTTTTCGTTTGGATAAAATTCCGATCGTGGACAGGGCTCCCGGTTGCTTCAGCCAGACTTTGAAATTCTCCATCGTCTGGATATTGTAATGGAAGGGATAGTCCTTCGGAAACATTTCCCCGTCCGGAAAGCCGAATCTCTTGGCTCCTTTCGTTAAAGTACGAACGACCAAGCTTTTATCATCCGTAGGCAAGGATAAGAAATTCCTTCTCATATCTTCCGGATACCGGAAATACTCCTCCGCATTGGAAGTGTACAGAATTCGAATCGGTATATGTACGGAAACCGCCTTTTCTCCTACGGAACGGAAGGTTTTATTTCCGAGTAGATTTCCGTCGATCGCGAGAATCCTGCCTTCCAAGACCATATTTCTGAGAAAGGAATAATCCGCAGGATCGTTGTGAAAGGATTTGAACGGATATACCGAGGAGATCTTCTTTAAATCCCCCAAACGCTGCGGGACTCCCCCCTTTCTCAGAGAGATTTCATACGCACTCAGGATCACCTTGTATTCCGGGTCGGAAGCGAACTTCTTTTCGAGGAGAATTAAAGTTTCCTTTTTATTTTTCACGTCCCAAAGTTTTTCGAATTCGGGGTAATTCGGAGCTATTTCCAAAAAGTACAAATGGATTCGATTGATCGCCACCGTGACCGGATCAAAGTCCGCGAGATATGCGTAATCGCTCTTGGCCCATGCCACTAAGGTCAGATTCTGGTCCGTTCCAACCCCAATATAACCGCCGCCGAGTCCTTCAATCCGGGAACGGAACAGGTCCAATCTTCTTTCGTTCGAGGCAGGATAATGATCGGCGTGCAGATGTCTGTCCGCGGGAGGAGAGTCCGTGTCGGCAAGGGTCAGCCGATCCCGATCGAGTTTGGAATGAAAAAATCCCGCTTCGGAAACTGGTACGGAGCTGCAATTTGTATGGAGAGAAAAGGTTACCCAAATCAGGGTAAGGCAAAGTCCGATGGAAAATTTCCCCCCCGAAGAATTTGCGGCTTCTAGTCTGATGATCATTATTTTCCTCGATCGATTCCTGCCGGACAAAATGATCCGGCTCCGAAACAGAACTTATTAGGGTGCTCTTACGCGGGAAGAACTTTTATGAAAACCTCCGGCCTTGTTCGTTTAGCCGGAAGTACTGTAGATAGCTCTCAGGTCTGCCGCGATATTCTTTTGCATGGCTTCGTTCGTTCCTCCTCCGATAGAAAGAAGGATAGCATCTCGATGGAGACGTTCCACCGGGTATTCCCTGCAGTATCCGTATCCGCCCAAAACCTGAATCGCGTTTCTGGAGACCCTTTCCGCCATTTGGGTTGCTACCAATTTTGCGGAGGCGGCTCCCAACGAATTCCTGTTTTCAGGATGGATTTTTGACGCCACGTCGTAAACAAGCGCTCTTGCTGCTTGGTAGTCCGCGTAGGATTCGGCGAGCAAACGTTGGATCTGGCCGAATTCCACCAGCTTTTTGCCGAAAGCCTCCCGGTGACGGATCGTATAATCGCACATCACATCCACACAACGTTTTGCGATTCCCAGAGACTGAGCAGCTAAAGTAACCCGCTCTATCTCCAGATTTCTCATCATGTGGACCAAGGCCCCGTCTTCCGAACCGATCAGATTTTCCGCGGGGACCTCGGTATTATCGAAGACGAGTTGTGTAGTAGGAGAAGATCTCATTCCCATCTTTTCCTCTTTTTTTCCCACGCCAAAACCGGGAAAGGAACTCTCTACGAGAAAGGCGGTCGTTTTTCTCGCTTCTCTACTCATCTTAGCGTATACCAAAAAGACCTGGCCTACGTTTCCGTTCGTAATGTACTGCTTGGTTCCGTTCAGAAGATACTTATCTCCTCTTCGAACCGCTACGGTATTCATCCCAAGTACATCGGTGCCCGCTCCCGGCTCCGTCATACCCATGCCTCCGATCCATTCCCCGGACAAGACCTTGTGCAGGTATTTTTTCTTTTGAACGTCGTTCGAGCTGTAATAGAAATTATTCACGAACAGGACCTCGTGAGCCAGATAGGACAAAGTAAACCCCGGATCGTATGCGGAAAATTCCTCATGGATGATCACGCTCGCTAGGGGATCTAAACCCATGCCCCCGTCCTTTTCCGGGACGGTTATTCCGAAAATTCCCAATTCGGTTCCGAGTCTCCGAAAGAGTGCGGAATTGAATATCTCACCGTCGTCATGTTCCTTCGCTTGCTCGTCCAGACTTTGTTTTGCGAACGCCGCCACATTCTCTCGGAGGGCGAGATGATTTTCCGTGGGGTTAAACAGATCGAGCCGCTTCTCTAAAAGATTTCTCATGACTATACCTCTCTCTATTCTTTCTGATCCAACGCGAATGGATCGTTTTACTATTTTCTCAGAATCCCCGACCCGACGATACCGTCGGATTTTAAAAGGGACTGGACAATAAGCCGCGGTATCCTATTGTAAGAGCGGTTTATAAAACCGCATTTTCTTTTTTCCGGCTCGGAAAACAAAACGCTAGCGACGTTTCCCGAATACAAATACCGGACAAGGATGAAATCCGAATGAAATATTCTGTCGTATTAACCGCAATTTGTGCCTTGTCTTTCCTTTTAGGATCGATAAACGGAGGCCTAAAGAAAAAATCCCTGACCGGATTGAGAGAAGCTTTGTCCGAATCTCTCTCTTCTCCTTTTGCCCTAAAATCGATTTTTTGGTTTCTCTTTTTTATCTGTACGCTGCTGCTTCCCTATTTTTGGGGATTAACGTTTCTGATTAAAACGGATCTGAACGCACTAGTGATTATATTGGGTTTGATCTGGGATTATTATTGGAGCAGAACACTCATTCTGTTTCGATGAGGTAGATTTCCCGAAAGAAGCTAAAAAAGTAGTTTGCATCCGAGCTTTTCGGAAATTTCGTGTTTATAGCCCTATTTTTATTGGAGAACCTAGGTTCATGAAGATCATCGTTTTAGTGAAGCAGGTGCCTGACACCGAAACGAATATCAAAGTCGGGGACAAGTCCATCAACGAAGCCGGAATTAAATGGATTATCTCTCCCTACGATGAATTCGCAATCGAGGAAGGCCTCAGATTACGCGAGAAACACGGCGGGGAAGTCATCGCAATTTCCCTCGGTCCGGATCGCGTGCAAGAGTCCCTTCGCCAAGCCTATGCAATGGGAGCGGATCGCGCCGTTCAAATCAAAGTAGACAATTATGTTCCTTTCGATACCGTCCTGGCTGCAGAGTTGATCGCAAACTTCGCAAAATCCGAAAATGCCGACATCATTATCGGAGGCCGTCAATCCATCGACTCCGACAGCTCCCAAGTCGTCGTGCAGGTCGCGGAAGCATTGGGAATTCCTCATGTCGCTTTCGCCGTAAGCTTAGAGATCAGCGGAACCAACGTTAAATCTACGAAAGAAGTGGAAGGCGGAACCCAAGTCGTGGAAACATCCTTGCCGGTCGCCATCACCGCCCAAAAAGGATTGAACGAACCTCGTTATCCGAACCTGAAAGGTTTAATGGCCGCAAAGAAAAAGCCGATCGAAAGCAAGTCTCCCGCAGACCTGGGCAATCCGGCAAGCAAGATCGAGATCGTAGGATTGGAACCCCCGCCCCCACGCATTCCTGGCCGTAAACTGGAAGCTGCGGACGCTAAGGGATACGCCGAACAGCTCGTCAAAGCGCTTCGCGAAGAAGCTAAGGTTATCTAAGGAGAATACCCGTGAGCAACGTATTAATCGTAGGCGAACTCAAAGACGGAGAACTCAAAAAAATCTCCAGAGAAATCACATCCGCAGGTCGTAAGATCGCCGACGCACTCGGCGGCAAAGTGACCGCTGTGCTAGTAGGATCCGGAGTGGATAAATTTGCCGGAGATTTGGCTGCAGTCGGAGCGGATTCCATCGTTACCGTAAATGCAGGCGATTTCAACGCGGAAACCTGGGCAAGCCTCATTGCGGCAGTAATCAAAGAGAAGAATCCTTCCGTAGTTCTCCTCCCTCACACCTCTCAAGGTAAGGATTATTCCCCCAGAGTTGCGGTAAAAGTAGGCGCAGGAATCATCGCAGACGTCGTCGGTCTCTCCGTTGACGGAGGCAAGGTCGTGGCAAAAAAACCGATCTATTCCGGTAAGGCATACGGAAA contains:
- a CDS encoding histone deacetylase, with amino-acid sequence MPKIAYNNPRFFDFLYDDFLCAAVDSQAASSGILFHSLTKENVWELFEITGVLSELRKKGYSSPKLELSGTDDLYQRVVLIEEGEILIHLRLSIQEYRIRINDYFFKENYLVINWLQTRHPKHKDRKNIRLYPGQDTPGLGIFPEMADFIGFLIISLRLNGTVVRPEYFHDAVLFSRKFQFLEAESKALFKVLKSTFPKHSIRAISTLLYHGKVIDSKKGVIEWKPTEMIFFLEKTLSHFVFNRKFEKKVSKITENFNLALTEGAEEELGLKV
- a CDS encoding LIC_10091 family lipoprotein; translated protein: MIIRLEAANSSGGKFSIGLCLTLIWVTFSLHTNCSSVPVSEAGFFHSKLDRDRLTLADTDSPPADRHLHADHYPASNERRLDLFRSRIEGLGGGYIGVGTDQNLTLVAWAKSDYAYLADFDPVTVAINRIHLYFLEIAPNYPEFEKLWDVKNKKETLILLEKKFASDPEYKVILSAYEISLRKGGVPQRLGDLKKISSVYPFKSFHNDPADYSFLRNMVLEGRILAIDGNLLGNKTFRSVGEKAVSVHIPIRILYTSNAEEYFRYPEDMRRNFLSLPTDDKSLVVRTLTKGAKRFGFPDGEMFPKDYPFHYNIQTMENFKVWLKQPGALSTIGILSKRKEIVKGFSVVEALPDEEPKNTAQK
- a CDS encoding aldo/keto reductase, with translation MLQRKIPSTGEAIPAIGLGTWQTFDVSGDPNSLAPLSEVFREFLSTGGRLVDSSPMYGRAEETVGLLSEILSSAERKKIFFATKVWVRGEAAGKSQIQASFKKMRTDRVDLFQIHNLLDTETHLKTLRSLKEEGKVRYVGLTHFTPSSFSEMERIASREKVDFLQIPYSVVTRSAENRILPFAQENRIGILVNRPFEEGGLFRKTKGKILPEYFREWGCESFAQAFLKYILSHPGVTCVIPATAKLSHLQDNLKAGLGNFPDQKERKRFLSNLLDSLES
- a CDS encoding electron transfer flavoprotein subunit beta/FixA family protein translates to MKIIVLVKQVPDTETNIKVGDKSINEAGIKWIISPYDEFAIEEGLRLREKHGGEVIAISLGPDRVQESLRQAYAMGADRAVQIKVDNYVPFDTVLAAELIANFAKSENADIIIGGRQSIDSDSSQVVVQVAEALGIPHVAFAVSLEISGTNVKSTKEVEGGTQVVETSLPVAITAQKGLNEPRYPNLKGLMAAKKKPIESKSPADLGNPASKIEIVGLEPPPPRIPGRKLEAADAKGYAEQLVKALREEAKVI
- a CDS encoding PilZ domain-containing protein, which codes for MEKRKHIRVVPFPNQPVQIQLMGNGFLDILIAQDVSQGGMAILVPHHFDGCDIHSAVEIVVSLPGFKPFKAIGLIKHLSPGKAADGLFGLKFTQIDAKGKGFLDAFVKKLISQRRMAG
- a CDS encoding CapA family protein, producing the protein MFLLCSAAGGQVRSDSSPDGVRIVAVGDIMSHQTQIDSAYEKSCDCWDFSEVFEEVRQQISEADLAVANFETTLPGDRKHYSGYPQFGAPDSLAKAIKDTGFDLVSTANNHSCDKGKEGIVRTISVLEDLGLKHLGTYRSKEEFDKNRILKVRASGIELVFLNYTYGTNGLEIPAGTVVNLIDTARIAEDIALAKKEEPDGIVVMYHFGTEYLHEPDPFQKEIVDFTLEAGADIVLGGHPHSLQRFGKKKVKDRFGQEKERFFVYSLGNFVSGQDRRYVDGGMILNFSLSKDSGKLSIYDVYYEPIWVYIDRTGAKGPKFRLLPVRKYLKNDQSRKLPEQAFRRMLQFYKDTLEILGPAGRR
- a CDS encoding alpha/beta fold hydrolase, coding for MTENLWKTHALAWKAAGSFFEWKRRKIFYRTGGEGENLLLLHGFPTSSWDWKDLWTDLTSRYRVVALDYLGFGFSDKPKSGHYSVFQYADQAEDLLQELKIQKTHVLAHDLGDTVAQELLARFREKISGQRIGGPDLQSVFLLNGGIFPETHRPRAVQKLLNSPFGFFFSKLLNKTSFERNLSEVFGEGTKPSKEELEGFWECASNGGGKAIYHKLIRYIRERKLFRERWVGAILDCPVPFAFADGLADPVSGAHVVQRLRQFRPDARVYEFPHIGHYPQTESPREVLNAYAKFRS
- a CDS encoding acyl-CoA dehydrogenase family protein; the protein is MRNLLEKRLDLFNPTENHLALRENVAAFAKQSLDEQAKEHDDGEIFNSALFRRLGTELGIFGITVPEKDGGMGLDPLASVIIHEEFSAYDPGFTLSYLAHEVLFVNNFYYSSNDVQKKKYLHKVLSGEWIGGMGMTEPGAGTDVLGMNTVAVRRGDKYLLNGTKQYITNGNVGQVFLVYAKMSREARKTTAFLVESSFPGFGVGKKEEKMGMRSSPTTQLVFDNTEVPAENLIGSEDGALVHMMRNLEIERVTLAAQSLGIAKRCVDVMCDYTIRHREAFGKKLVEFGQIQRLLAESYADYQAARALVYDVASKIHPENRNSLGAASAKLVATQMAERVSRNAIQVLGGYGYCREYPVERLHRDAILLSIGGGTNEAMQKNIAADLRAIYSTSG
- a CDS encoding LIC10362 family protein, with product MKYSVVLTAICALSFLLGSINGGLKKKSLTGLREALSESLSSPFALKSIFWFLFFICTLLLPYFWGLTFLIKTDLNALVIILGLIWDYYWSRTLILFR
- a CDS encoding GNAT family N-acetyltransferase, producing the protein MGSGSVQNKLKTERKLEVRIAENQLEIERTLALRYDVFNLELGEGLPQSAATRKDRDEYDLFCDHLIVVDKNRDDMIVGTYRILRRSVAKANLGFYSDNEFDITKIYELEREPAEIGRSCVHPEYRDGSVISLLWAGLGQYMKKHQIGYLFGCGSVHSVDAQTANDVYAFLKDKKALAGAEFDVKPLSGFEMTGFDPNFAPEDIKVVSKRIPALIKGYIRAGSLICGTPALDSVFKTTDFFILFDIKDIEARYSKHYLE